In Ignavibacteriales bacterium, the sequence AGTTGTGAAATTTACAATTCTAAATCGAGAGGTTGATTTAATCAATGCAATTGTAGGTATGGAAATTATACCAGAACCGAATGGAAGCTACGGACTTGAGACAATTAAATATTATGACAGCGAAGGCATCGTTTCAACTTTTAGGCAAGGGGAGGATAATATGGTAGGTTATAAATTGTTATCAGGGCAGTTTACAACAGTTTATTCAATTGATTGGTATGATGGATATTCACTGATTGATGATTCACTATACAATTGGATGACAAAAGGAATATTGCAGCCCCAGTTTGATGCCGGCGGTGATGGTCCTGTTACATTCTTCTCACAAAATTCTGTCCCAGTCAACACTGGTGATTCTACTGTGGTTTATATTGGAATCTCAGTCGGGATTGATGAAACAGGCATGCTCGAGAATATGGACGAGGTACAATCATTTTATGATTTGATTACCGATGTTCCTCAGAATATTAATGCTCAACCAACTGCATTTGAGTTAAATCAGAATTACCCCAACCCATTCAATCCAAGTACAACAATATCATTTTCCATTCCGCAGCAACAACAGGTTATGCTGAAAGTATTTGATGCTTTGGGTCAGGAAGTTGCCGTAATCGTTGATAGAGAATTACAAGCCGGTCAGTACAATTTTACGTTCAATGCAGCGGATATTCCTAGCGGAATTTATTTCTACACTTTAACCGCCGGGGAAAATTCGATAACTAAAAAAATGATTCTGCTCAAATAATTAAGTAAAAAATAATTGAGGTTCAAAATGAAAGCTTTTAAAAATTTATTTTCAGTTTTGATGATCGCTGTTCTTTTGTTCTCCGGAGAATTGTTTTCTCAAAGTTTTTATACCGGCGGAGTCGGAGTTACGTTAAACGATTATGGTCGAATAAGAATATTCAGCGATAATTTAACAACACGGCAGGTTGATCGCTCATCAATTCTTGTTGGAGTAAGTCAATCAGCAGTTTTCGATTACACTGAAGACGCAGAAAATATTGCACCGCCCGCAACAGTTATCAATCCTTTGTTCAGTGATTATGAAGCAACCGTGGGAATTGATAATTCATATAACGGACAATTTTTTCCTCCGCAGGTTGAGGTTGACGAACATATTTACGGATGGAATTCCGGTGCTTATTTAGTGGGCAAACTGAGTGTAAAGAACAATGAAACCACTCCAATAAATGCTGCAATCGGTTTAGAAATTATTCCGCAGGTTGATGGTGATTACGGATTTGAAAATGTTTACTACGATGCTGCTTCACAAATTGTAATGATGAATAAGACCGGGCATGTAGGTTATAAAATATTCTCCGAAGATATTACTTCAATGCATTCATTCGATTGGTTTGATGGTTATAATAATGATGCGGATTTTTATTCATGGTTAACCCAGAATTCTTTTGACCCGCCCTTAACCGCTGCAGTTGATGGTTCAGTTGTGGTTCTTGGGCAGACCATTGTAAACATCAATCCGGGAGAAACGTACGACTTTTTTTTCGGAGTATCTCTTGGTAACGACGATAATGAAGTGATTAGTAATATGGCAACTGCTGAAGATAAATATCTAAACTCAATTCTGCCGGTTGAACTCACTTCCTTTACAGCTTCAATTGAAAATAATTTTGTCAATCTGAATTGGACAACTACTACAGAGTTGAACAATAATATTTTTGAAGTTGAAAGAAGAATAATTGATGAAAAGAATAATACCGATTGGGTAAAAATAGGCTACAGGATAGGCTATGGAACTACAAGTGATCAACATGAGTATTTTTACTCTGATAACGTAAGCGCTTTAACTGCTTCAAAAGTACAATACAGATTAAAGCAAATTGATTTTAACGGCTCGTTCGAATATTCAAATATTGTTGAAGTTGTGCTGCTTCCTGTTGATTTAAAATTATCGCAAAACTATCCTAATCCTTTCAATCCAAGTACAACAATTTCATTTGAAATTCCTTCAAAAGATTTTGTGGTTCTGAAAGTCTTTAATGTTAACGGTGAAGAAATAAGTACATTAATAAAATCAGAATTAGATGGCGGAAGATATAACGTGGATTTTAATGCGAGCAATTTACCAAGCGGAATTTATGTTTATACTCTTTCAACTCCACAAATGCATTTAAGTAATAAAATGACTTTACTAAAATAAAATTTGCTAAAATTTATCTTTGGTGGCGGTCAAACAGCGTACAGTTTGACCCCATCATCTTTATTAATAAGTCGAAGAAATTATTATGTCTATCTACAAAGAAATAAAAGATAAGATTGAAAA encodes:
- a CDS encoding T9SS type A sorting domain-containing protein — encoded protein: MKSVITFSFCFLFTVLILLNDSFAQSFYSGKIGMDLSIYGRVRVFSDSLTTRQIDRSSLLVASAPNAVFDYSNDAEAIDIAMNVLNPSISDYELYGSIDNSYDGLFAPPNVLAKINVYGWNNVGGAVVKFTILNREVDLINAIVGMEIIPEPNGSYGLETIKYYDSEGIVSTFRQGEDNMVGYKLLSGQFTTVYSIDWYDGYSLIDDSLYNWMTKGILQPQFDAGGDGPVTFFSQNSVPVNTGDSTVVYIGISVGIDETGMLENMDEVQSFYDLITDVPQNINAQPTAFELNQNYPNPFNPSTTISFSIPQQQQVMLKVFDALGQEVAVIVDRELQAGQYNFTFNAADIPSGIYFYTLTAGENSITKKMILLK
- a CDS encoding T9SS type A sorting domain-containing protein, producing MKAFKNLFSVLMIAVLLFSGELFSQSFYTGGVGVTLNDYGRIRIFSDNLTTRQVDRSSILVGVSQSAVFDYTEDAENIAPPATVINPLFSDYEATVGIDNSYNGQFFPPQVEVDEHIYGWNSGAYLVGKLSVKNNETTPINAAIGLEIIPQVDGDYGFENVYYDAASQIVMMNKTGHVGYKIFSEDITSMHSFDWFDGYNNDADFYSWLTQNSFDPPLTAAVDGSVVVLGQTIVNINPGETYDFFFGVSLGNDDNEVISNMATAEDKYLNSILPVELTSFTASIENNFVNLNWTTTTELNNNIFEVERRIIDEKNNTDWVKIGYRIGYGTTSDQHEYFYSDNVSALTASKVQYRLKQIDFNGSFEYSNIVEVVLLPVDLKLSQNYPNPFNPSTTISFEIPSKDFVVLKVFNVNGEEISTLIKSELDGGRYNVDFNASNLPSGIYVYTLSTPQMHLSNKMTLLK